In Sphingopyxis macrogoltabida, the sequence GTCTCCTCTCGATCCTGATCCTGCTGCAGTTGCGCGGTCGGCTGACGGCGGCCGAGCTTGCAGCCGAGTTCGAAGTGGCGGAGCGCACGATCTACCGCGACATTGACGCACTCTCCGCGGCGGGAATACCGGTCTATGGCGATCGCGGCCCGGGCGGCGGATTCCAGTTGCTGGACGGATACCGCACCCGCCTGACCGGCCTGTCGGCGGATGAGGCGGAAGCGATGATGATGATCGGTCTGCCAGGTCCGGCAAGCGAACTCGGCATCGGCGCCGCAACCAGCGCTGCGCAAAACAAGCTGATCGCCGCCCTGCCCGGCGGCGGCAGCGCGATCGCCGACCGCATGGCTTCGCGTTTCCATATCGATACCGTCGACTGGTATCGCAGCGGCGAGGACTTGCCCTTCCTGCCCATGATCGCCCGCGCGGTGCTTGACGAAAGGATGCTCTCGATGCGCTACGAAGGGTGGAACGGCGCGCGCGACTGGACGGTCGAGCCGCTCGGGCTCGTCCTGAAAGCCGGCATCTGGTACCTCGCGGCGCAGGGCGGCGGCAAGATACGCGCCTTCCGCATCGCCAATATCGCCGCGCCGACGGTAATCGACACCGCCGTCCGGCGCCCCGCCGGTTTCCATCTCGCAACATGGTGGCAAGCCGAGCAGGCGCGGTTCGAAGCCGAACTGTTCGCAACGCGCGCGACGATCCGGGCGTCCGCCAGCGGTTGCCGGCGTCTCGCCGCCCTGTCGCCGCGCGGCGCCGAAGCGGTCGCCGGGGGCAGCGAGCCCGACGCCAACGGCTGGCGCAATATGACGATGCAGGTCGAGGACAGCGACCATGGCGCGCGCGAAATGCTCGCGCTTGGCGCCGAGGTCGAAGTGGTGGCGCCCGAAAGCTTCCGCCGCCGCATCGGCACGCTTGCCGAAGCCATCGCCCTTCGACACCGCTGAACGCCCCGGATCAGATCATCTGGTCGATATCGGCCGCGGACGGTTCCAGATCACGGCTGTCCGGCAACAAGGCATGATATTCCTGCACGATCTCCGAAAGGATCGAA encodes:
- a CDS encoding helix-turn-helix transcriptional regulator, yielding MRASRLLSILILLQLRGRLTAAELAAEFEVAERTIYRDIDALSAAGIPVYGDRGPGGGFQLLDGYRTRLTGLSADEAEAMMMIGLPGPASELGIGAATSAAQNKLIAALPGGGSAIADRMASRFHIDTVDWYRSGEDLPFLPMIARAVLDERMLSMRYEGWNGARDWTVEPLGLVLKAGIWYLAAQGGGKIRAFRIANIAAPTVIDTAVRRPAGFHLATWWQAEQARFEAELFATRATIRASASGCRRLAALSPRGAEAVAGGSEPDANGWRNMTMQVEDSDHGAREMLALGAEVEVVAPESFRRRIGTLAEAIALRHR